Proteins from one Salinispora arenicola genomic window:
- the pseB gene encoding UDP-N-acetylglucosamine 4,6-dehydratase (inverting), producing the protein MLDGSSILITGGTGSFGKAFLRDVLAETTPARVVVFSRDELKQYELRRELGDDPRLRWFIGDIRDRHRLTRAMHGIDFVVHAAALKQVDTAEYNPSEFIATNITGSQHVVDAAIEAGVQKVIALSTDKASSPINLYGATKLVADKLFISANHYAAGHPTRFAVVRYGNVMGSRGSVVPLFRRLAAEGRSLPITDKRMTRFWITLEQAVRFVLDSFEQMQGGELFVPRIPSMRILDLVEAVAPEATTHEIGIRPGEKLHEEMIAPDDSRRTLRAADRFIVQPTIATWGYQPPSDCEPVPDGFAYQSDSNDLWLTPDQMREMLGITA; encoded by the coding sequence GTGTTGGACGGTTCGTCCATTCTGATCACCGGAGGAACCGGCTCCTTCGGGAAGGCATTCCTCCGCGACGTCCTCGCCGAGACGACACCGGCTCGGGTGGTGGTGTTCTCCCGAGACGAGCTCAAGCAGTACGAGCTACGTCGAGAACTTGGTGACGACCCGCGACTGCGCTGGTTCATCGGCGACATCCGGGACCGGCACCGGCTGACCCGGGCAATGCACGGTATCGACTTCGTGGTGCACGCCGCCGCACTCAAGCAGGTCGACACCGCCGAATACAATCCCTCGGAGTTCATCGCCACCAACATCACCGGTTCCCAGCACGTCGTTGACGCCGCCATCGAGGCGGGGGTGCAGAAGGTCATCGCCCTCTCCACCGACAAGGCGTCCAGCCCGATCAACCTGTACGGGGCGACGAAGCTCGTCGCCGACAAGCTCTTCATCTCGGCCAACCACTACGCCGCAGGTCACCCGACCCGCTTCGCCGTGGTCCGGTATGGCAACGTGATGGGTAGCCGCGGGTCGGTGGTGCCGCTGTTCCGACGGCTCGCCGCCGAGGGCAGGAGCCTGCCCATCACCGACAAGCGGATGACCCGGTTCTGGATCACGTTGGAACAGGCCGTCCGTTTCGTCTTGGACTCCTTCGAGCAGATGCAGGGCGGGGAGTTGTTCGTGCCGCGCATCCCCAGCATGCGCATCCTCGACCTGGTCGAGGCTGTTGCGCCGGAGGCCACCACGCACGAGATCGGCATTCGCCCAGGCGAGAAACTGCACGAGGAGATGATCGCGCCGGACGACAGCCGCCGCACGCTGCGGGCCGCCGACCGGTTCATCGTGCAGCCGACCATCGCCACCTGGGGCTACCAGCCTCCGAGTGACTGCGAGCCGGTACCGGACGGGTTCGCCTACCAGTCGGACAGCAACGACCTGTGGCTCACCCCGGACCAGATGCGCGAAATGCTCGGGATCACCGCGTGA
- a CDS encoding DegT/DnrJ/EryC1/StrS family aminotransferase produces the protein MLPYGRQSIVEDDVTAVTNVLRGDWLTTGPQVSAFEDDLARWTGGVGCAAVANGTAALHTAYAAAGVGPGDEVVVPPMTFVATASTAVALGAKVVFADVEEETFTLDPAAAAAAVTPRTRVVAAVDYAGHPADYDALRPALSGSDALLLADAAHSIGAAYRGQPVGSLADLTTFSFFPTKNLTTAEGGAVAATDPAVLERARRFRNHGMVRDRAQQRWPDEGGWHQEVPEFGLNYRLPDVLCALGRSQLRRLGEFLAARERLVRRYDEALADLPGVLLPTRRSWARPAWHLYPIRVLDGRRREVYDRMRAAGIGVQVNYLPAHLHPVFADLGYRRGSCPVAEAFYEQQLSLPLYPGLSDTDQERVVDALTAALRAPAPTTA, from the coding sequence ATGCTCCCGTACGGCCGGCAGTCCATCGTCGAGGATGACGTGACTGCGGTCACCAACGTTCTCCGCGGGGACTGGCTCACCACCGGCCCCCAGGTGTCGGCGTTCGAGGACGACCTTGCGCGCTGGACCGGCGGGGTTGGCTGCGCGGCGGTCGCCAACGGCACCGCTGCGCTGCACACCGCGTACGCGGCGGCCGGGGTCGGTCCCGGCGACGAGGTGGTCGTGCCACCGATGACCTTCGTGGCCACCGCCAGCACCGCCGTGGCCCTCGGCGCCAAGGTGGTCTTCGCCGACGTCGAGGAGGAGACCTTCACCCTGGATCCCGCGGCGGCCGCCGCCGCGGTGACGCCGCGGACCCGAGTGGTGGCGGCGGTGGACTACGCCGGCCACCCGGCCGACTACGACGCCCTCCGTCCGGCCCTGTCCGGCAGCGACGCGCTACTACTCGCCGACGCCGCACACTCGATCGGCGCCGCCTACCGCGGCCAGCCGGTCGGCTCGCTGGCTGACCTGACCACGTTCTCGTTCTTCCCCACGAAGAACCTCACCACCGCGGAGGGCGGCGCGGTCGCGGCCACCGACCCGGCGGTGCTGGAGCGCGCCCGCCGGTTCCGCAACCACGGCATGGTCCGGGACCGGGCACAGCAGCGCTGGCCGGACGAGGGTGGCTGGCACCAGGAGGTGCCCGAGTTCGGCCTCAACTATCGGCTGCCGGACGTCCTCTGCGCGCTCGGCCGCAGCCAGCTGCGCCGGCTCGGCGAGTTCCTCGCCGCCCGCGAACGCCTCGTGCGACGATACGACGAGGCTCTCGCCGACCTGCCCGGTGTGCTGCTTCCGACCCGCCGCTCCTGGGCCCGCCCGGCCTGGCACCTGTACCCGATCCGGGTGCTCGACGGGCGACGGCGCGAGGTCTACGACCGGATGCGGGCCGCCGGCATCGGTGTGCAGGTCAACTACCTCCCGGCGCACCTCCATCCGGTCTTCGCCGACCTCGGCTACCGGCGCGGATCCTGTCCGGTCGCCGAGGCGTTCTACGAACAGCAGCTCTCCCTTCCGCTGTACCCGGGGCTCAGTGACACCGACCAGGAGCGGGTCGTTGACGCCCTCACCGCTGCACTGCGGGCACCGGCGCCGACCACTGCCTGA
- a CDS encoding class I SAM-dependent methyltransferase gives MTTDTDQAQQVMLTGGEMLAWSDLRTEEPTDSGPLGALAAHVVPAGARVLLAGPHEPAFLDRLTRAEVTCLLRSRLDGVALAEHAAERSVRVIVGGLGGLPPDETYDVIIAASGLDPVDSIEGTRLGWDAVLAVLADRLRPGGTLLLRMDNPVGLHRLVDVSAWYTAREDAQWTVDGVLDADHPANLDQLRHRLADAGLVPDASFAAYPHPEAVTALVATGELDQGTSAGLLDAVLHNTCSDGYAGRSVLQDPARLAVDALHAGLATSLAPAWVVLAQRGPLPTTEPTDLPVALVRTGPSDVGEIEVVATGQGLQWRVAQPPARAETATGLAYRDLGALAGPVPTGRLLHTLLLDACLRQDLERIRGLLSGYARWLDSSAVDGRIAGAAALAGMDNVVVVDGEHFAVLDPSWQATEPLPVDVALARGLWRFAAILLTGGYAHPWPSTLDLAGLTVVLGGVAGRELNRATVRVVVETEAAVAAAQQGLDPTGRQKLRDELDTLELDSPPPGPRSYQQLYEAWLRQREELTRIQALLRWTDDLITSRERALRRADAMIKMLSGSVSFRLGRLVITPARWAKRAARALKRRLRKALKRQVRGEQQ, from the coding sequence TTGACGACTGACACCGACCAAGCCCAACAGGTCATGCTGACGGGCGGCGAGATGCTGGCTTGGTCCGACCTACGTACCGAGGAGCCGACCGACAGTGGGCCCCTCGGCGCCCTCGCCGCCCACGTAGTGCCGGCCGGCGCCCGAGTGCTGCTGGCCGGGCCGCACGAACCCGCCTTCCTCGATCGGCTGACGCGCGCCGAGGTCACCTGCCTGCTCCGGAGCCGGCTGGACGGGGTGGCGCTGGCGGAACATGCCGCCGAGCGTTCCGTGCGGGTGATCGTCGGTGGCCTGGGCGGACTACCGCCCGACGAGACGTACGACGTGATCATCGCCGCCTCTGGGCTCGACCCGGTGGATTCCATCGAGGGAACCCGGCTCGGCTGGGACGCTGTGCTGGCCGTACTGGCCGACCGGCTACGTCCGGGCGGGACGCTACTGCTACGCATGGACAACCCTGTCGGTCTGCACCGGCTTGTCGACGTCTCTGCCTGGTATACCGCCAGGGAGGATGCCCAGTGGACCGTGGATGGGGTACTCGACGCCGATCATCCGGCCAACCTCGACCAGCTGCGCCACCGCCTCGCCGACGCCGGCCTCGTCCCAGACGCCTCTTTTGCGGCGTATCCACACCCGGAGGCCGTAACCGCCCTGGTGGCCACCGGGGAACTCGACCAGGGGACCTCCGCTGGCCTGCTCGACGCCGTGCTTCACAACACCTGCTCGGACGGGTACGCGGGCCGGTCGGTGCTTCAGGACCCGGCCCGACTCGCGGTTGACGCTCTGCACGCCGGCCTGGCCACCTCGCTCGCCCCAGCGTGGGTGGTACTCGCCCAGCGGGGCCCGCTTCCGACGACGGAGCCGACAGACCTGCCGGTGGCGCTGGTCCGAACCGGTCCTTCCGATGTAGGCGAGATCGAGGTAGTGGCCACCGGGCAGGGTCTGCAGTGGCGGGTCGCCCAACCACCGGCGCGAGCCGAGACAGCTACCGGGCTGGCGTACCGGGACCTCGGGGCACTTGCCGGCCCGGTACCGACTGGGCGCTTGCTGCACACCCTGCTGTTGGATGCCTGCCTGCGGCAGGACCTGGAGCGGATACGCGGGTTGCTTTCCGGGTATGCCCGCTGGCTCGACTCGTCCGCCGTCGACGGTCGTATCGCTGGCGCTGCGGCACTGGCCGGGATGGACAATGTCGTTGTGGTGGACGGGGAACATTTTGCCGTTCTCGACCCGAGCTGGCAGGCCACCGAACCGCTCCCGGTGGACGTCGCACTGGCCCGCGGCCTGTGGCGGTTCGCCGCGATCCTGCTGACCGGTGGGTACGCCCACCCCTGGCCTTCTACTCTCGACCTGGCGGGGCTCACCGTCGTCCTCGGTGGGGTGGCCGGTCGTGAGTTGAACCGGGCCACCGTGCGCGTGGTGGTGGAGACCGAGGCAGCGGTCGCCGCCGCGCAGCAGGGCTTGGATCCGACGGGCCGGCAGAAGCTTCGTGACGAGTTGGACACGCTGGAGCTGGACTCGCCCCCGCCCGGCCCGCGAAGCTACCAGCAGCTGTACGAGGCGTGGTTGCGTCAGCGGGAGGAACTGACCCGGATACAGGCTCTACTGCGCTGGACCGATGACCTGATTACCAGCCGGGAACGCGCGCTACGCCGAGCCGACGCCATGATCAAGATGTTAAGCGGATCGGTCAGCTTCCGGCTGGGCCGTCTGGTCATCACCCCGGCACGATGGGCTAAGCGTGCCGCCAGAGCGCTGAAGCGTCGCCTGCGTAAGGCCCTGAAGCGACAGGTGAGGGGTGAGCAGCAGTGA
- a CDS encoding cytidylyltransferase domain-containing protein, with the protein MTRIVGIVQARMGSSRLPGKVLRPLAGRSVLGRVVRAARESEKLSDLVVATSTEPGDDAVVDECAKLDVACHRGPVDDVLDRFVGAFDAHPGDAVARFTADCPLLDPEIIRLVADVYQAVPGLDYVSTSIARTLPRGMDVEIIHRDALRTLHRIATDHHRVHVTSYAYTHPEIFRVLGVTLAPDRSDLRLTLDTEQDLALVRAVADHFGDVSVPLAKLADWLAGQPALRALNADVRQKRLEEA; encoded by the coding sequence GTGACCCGCATCGTCGGCATCGTCCAGGCTCGGATGGGTTCGTCCCGGCTCCCCGGCAAGGTGCTGCGTCCGCTCGCCGGGCGCAGCGTCCTCGGCCGGGTGGTCCGGGCCGCCCGGGAGAGTGAGAAACTGTCCGACCTGGTGGTGGCCACCAGCACCGAGCCAGGTGACGACGCGGTGGTGGACGAGTGCGCCAAGCTCGACGTCGCCTGCCACCGCGGGCCGGTGGACGACGTCCTCGACCGCTTCGTCGGCGCGTTCGACGCGCACCCGGGGGACGCGGTGGCCCGCTTCACCGCCGACTGTCCCCTACTGGATCCAGAAATCATCCGACTCGTCGCGGACGTCTACCAGGCCGTTCCCGGCCTCGACTACGTGAGTACCTCGATCGCCCGCACCCTGCCCCGAGGCATGGATGTCGAGATCATCCACAGGGACGCGCTGCGGACCCTGCACCGGATCGCGACCGATCACCACCGGGTCCACGTCACCTCGTACGCGTACACCCATCCCGAAATTTTCCGGGTGCTCGGGGTGACCCTCGCCCCGGACCGCTCCGATCTGAGGCTCACCCTCGACACCGAGCAGGACCTGGCACTGGTACGCGCGGTAGCCGACCACTTCGGTGACGTCAGCGTGCCGCTGGCCAAACTCGCCGACTGGCTGGCCGGCCAACCGGCGCTACGGGCACTCAACGCCGACGTCCGGCAGAAGCGGCTGGAGGAGGCGTGA
- a CDS encoding PseG/SpsG family protein, which yields MRTLRVGLRCDAGAHRGVGHLIRCLALGEEFLARNAHVELLGTVADVGWAARQLATRGIPRHPGPNTPGELVTVAREHQLDVLVLDSYELDPACAGALRAAGIHTLAVVDGDTRGQDADLYLDQNLGAGSIAEPDRLLAGTSYVLLRREVLDRRPTAPRPPTPTDRPRVLAFFGGTDAFGAAPPLTRLLLATGQPLDLTVVVARESIGAELATLRPGSQQTVRAVPPTDTLPDLIATADLVVSAAGTSTWELCCLGAPSALVCVVDNQRDSYHRVIREGVAAGLGELPGLVATGASGDTARANAVLTLRELLTSAEHRAELAARAWALVDGRGRARVADAVQALVGASATH from the coding sequence GTGAGGACGCTCCGCGTCGGGTTACGCTGCGACGCGGGCGCGCACCGCGGCGTCGGCCACCTCATCCGTTGTCTCGCCCTGGGCGAGGAGTTCCTCGCCCGAAACGCCCACGTCGAACTGCTCGGCACCGTGGCCGACGTGGGCTGGGCGGCCCGCCAACTCGCCACCCGGGGCATCCCGCGTCATCCCGGACCGAACACCCCAGGCGAGTTGGTGACGGTGGCGCGCGAGCACCAGTTGGACGTGCTGGTCCTGGACTCGTACGAGCTGGATCCGGCTTGTGCCGGGGCGCTACGGGCGGCGGGCATCCACACCCTCGCGGTGGTGGACGGGGACACCCGCGGTCAGGACGCCGACCTGTACCTGGACCAGAACCTCGGCGCGGGCAGCATCGCCGAGCCCGACCGGCTACTCGCCGGCACCAGCTACGTCCTGCTCCGCCGGGAGGTGCTCGACCGGCGGCCAACCGCGCCCCGACCGCCGACGCCGACCGATCGGCCCCGGGTGCTCGCCTTCTTCGGCGGAACCGACGCGTTCGGCGCCGCCCCGCCGCTGACCCGGCTACTTCTCGCCACCGGACAACCGTTGGACCTGACCGTGGTGGTCGCCCGCGAATCGATCGGGGCGGAGCTGGCGACGCTACGCCCTGGCTCCCAGCAGACGGTGCGCGCGGTGCCACCCACCGACACATTGCCCGACCTAATCGCCACGGCAGACCTGGTGGTCTCCGCCGCCGGCACCTCCACCTGGGAGCTCTGCTGCCTCGGTGCCCCGTCGGCGCTGGTCTGCGTGGTGGACAACCAACGCGACTCCTACCACCGGGTGATCCGGGAGGGTGTCGCGGCCGGGCTCGGCGAGCTGCCCGGGCTGGTCGCCACCGGAGCATCCGGAGACACCGCCCGCGCCAACGCCGTCCTAACCCTGCGTGAGCTGCTCACCTCCGCGGAGCACCGGGCCGAGCTCGCCGCCCGCGCCTGGGCCCTGGTCGATGGACGAGGCAGGGCCCGTGTGGCCGACGCTGTCCAGGCGCTCGTCGGGGCTTCCGCCACCCACTGA
- a CDS encoding DNA gyrase/topoisomerase IV subunit A, protein MARRKGPKVDLSAFDQAGARVFDNPLVTEVSDSYLEYAFSVIHSRALPDARDGLKPVHRRILWSMYESGHRPDRGHVKSARVVGDVMGKYHPHSDVAIYDALVRLAQDFSLNTPLIDGHGNFGSPDDGPAAARYTEARMSREAMLLVGELGEDTVDLEPNYDGSLTQPTVLPAAFPNLLVNGASGIAVGMATNMIPHNLGEVVTAARWLINHPDATLDKLMEFVPGPDLPTGGLLLGLDEVRRAYETGRGVVRMRAKVEIGPIEGSRGRQAITVVELPYGIGAEKVIAAVTNEVTKTKRLTGIADVKDLTDRENGTRLVIECKVGVNPQALLADLYRLTPLEQSFGVNNLVLVDGQPRTLGLKALLEVFLAHRYEVVTRRSAYRRRRREERLHLVDGLLVALLDIDQVVRLIRGSEDAQAAKEGLMRRFGLSEVQATYILDTPLRRLTRYDRLELEAEQEKLRSEIAELSRLLDDRKVLRKVVSNELAAVVKQSAAPRRTTLVDGDLKEVLAASVPSGPLEVADDPCQVILSSTGLVARTAAESEEAAEGSRRHGRVRHDAVRAVAHSTARGRVLLVTSGGRAFKVDVLPLPVLPEQSGTVSLRGGMSVAELVPLAPGETVVGIAPLGPSAEGSPGLALGTRRGMVKVCAPEWPVRADEFEVISLRDGDEVVGATWLTDGAESLTFVTSEASLLRYATGLVRPQGLRGGGVAGVGLSGDARVVFFGAVRTDDPTHGEPMVVTSTGATVKVTPFAAYPAKGRATGGVRSQRFLKGETEVAVAWVGPRPVGATATGEPVELPAADPRRDGSGFAVLLGPTVVGHQIDRD, encoded by the coding sequence ATGGCACGCCGCAAGGGCCCGAAGGTCGACCTGTCCGCGTTCGACCAGGCGGGCGCACGGGTCTTCGACAACCCGCTGGTCACCGAGGTCTCCGACTCCTACCTGGAGTACGCGTTCTCGGTCATCCACTCCCGCGCCCTGCCGGACGCGCGGGACGGGCTCAAGCCGGTACACCGGCGCATCCTCTGGTCGATGTACGAGTCCGGCCACCGCCCGGACCGGGGGCATGTCAAGTCCGCCCGGGTGGTCGGCGACGTGATGGGCAAGTACCACCCGCACAGCGACGTGGCGATCTACGACGCGCTGGTCCGCCTGGCGCAGGACTTCTCGCTCAACACACCCCTCATCGACGGGCACGGCAACTTCGGCAGCCCCGACGATGGTCCGGCCGCGGCCCGCTACACCGAGGCCCGGATGTCCCGCGAGGCGATGCTGCTCGTCGGTGAGCTGGGCGAGGACACCGTCGACCTGGAGCCGAACTACGACGGTTCGTTGACCCAGCCGACCGTGCTGCCGGCTGCCTTCCCCAACCTGCTGGTCAACGGTGCCTCGGGGATCGCGGTCGGGATGGCGACCAACATGATCCCGCACAACCTAGGTGAGGTGGTCACCGCCGCCCGTTGGCTGATCAACCACCCGGACGCCACGCTGGACAAGCTGATGGAGTTCGTCCCGGGACCGGACCTGCCCACCGGCGGCCTGCTGCTCGGCCTCGACGAGGTGCGGCGGGCATACGAAACCGGCCGCGGCGTGGTACGGATGCGGGCCAAGGTGGAGATCGGCCCGATCGAGGGCAGCCGCGGTCGGCAGGCGATCACCGTCGTCGAGCTGCCGTACGGCATTGGTGCGGAGAAAGTCATCGCCGCGGTCACCAACGAGGTCACGAAGACCAAACGGCTCACCGGGATCGCCGACGTCAAGGACCTCACCGACCGGGAGAACGGCACGCGGTTGGTCATCGAGTGCAAAGTCGGGGTGAACCCCCAGGCGCTGCTCGCCGACCTCTACCGGCTGACCCCGCTGGAGCAGTCGTTCGGCGTCAACAACCTGGTACTGGTGGACGGGCAGCCACGGACCCTGGGGCTGAAGGCCCTGCTGGAGGTCTTCCTGGCCCACCGGTACGAGGTGGTGACCCGACGCAGCGCGTACCGCCGACGGCGGCGCGAGGAGCGGCTGCACCTGGTCGACGGCCTGCTGGTCGCGCTGCTCGACATCGACCAGGTGGTCCGGCTGATCCGGGGCAGCGAGGACGCGCAGGCCGCGAAGGAGGGGCTCATGCGGCGTTTTGGGCTCTCCGAGGTCCAGGCCACCTACATCCTCGACACACCGCTGCGCCGGCTCACCAGGTACGACCGGTTGGAACTGGAGGCCGAGCAGGAGAAACTGCGCAGCGAGATCGCTGAGCTGTCCCGGCTGCTGGACGACCGGAAGGTCCTCCGGAAGGTCGTCTCCAACGAACTGGCCGCGGTGGTGAAACAGTCCGCCGCGCCGCGCCGCACCACGCTGGTCGACGGGGATCTGAAGGAGGTGCTCGCCGCGTCCGTGCCGTCCGGCCCGCTGGAGGTCGCCGACGACCCCTGCCAGGTGATCCTCTCGTCGACCGGGTTGGTCGCCCGGACCGCCGCCGAGTCGGAGGAGGCGGCTGAGGGAAGCCGCCGGCACGGCCGGGTCCGGCACGACGCGGTCCGCGCCGTCGCCCACTCCACGGCGCGCGGGCGCGTCCTGCTGGTCACCAGCGGCGGTCGGGCGTTCAAGGTGGACGTGCTGCCATTGCCGGTGCTACCCGAGCAGTCCGGTACGGTCTCGCTGCGCGGCGGGATGTCCGTGGCCGAGCTGGTGCCGTTGGCGCCGGGGGAGACCGTGGTGGGGATCGCGCCGCTCGGTCCGTCCGCCGAGGGCTCACCGGGCCTGGCGCTCGGCACCCGGCGGGGCATGGTCAAGGTCTGCGCGCCGGAGTGGCCGGTGCGGGCCGACGAGTTCGAAGTGATCAGCTTGCGGGATGGGGACGAGGTGGTCGGGGCGACCTGGCTGACCGACGGAGCCGAGAGTCTCACCTTCGTCACCTCGGAGGCGTCGTTGCTGCGCTACGCGACCGGGCTGGTACGCCCACAGGGCCTGCGGGGCGGTGGCGTGGCCGGGGTCGGCCTGTCCGGTGACGCCCGAGTGGTGTTCTTCGGCGCAGTGCGCACCGACGATCCGACCCACGGCGAGCCGATGGTGGTCACCTCGACCGGCGCCACGGTGAAGGTGACGCCGTTCGCGGCCTACCCGGCGAAGGGGCGGGCGACCGGCGGCGTACGCTCCCAGCGCTTCCTCAAGGGGGAGACCGAGGTGGCGGTCGCCTGGGTCGGCCCGCGTCCGGTCGGTGCCACGGCGACCGGCGAGCCGGTGGAACTGCCGGCGGCCGACCCACGTCGCGACGGCAGCGGTTTCGCGGTGCTGCTCGGCCCCACCGTGGTGGGCCACCAGATAGACCGCGACTGA
- a CDS encoding DNA gyrase/topoisomerase IV subunit B — protein MSATLTLITRDDCRLGHGRNRPVGRPVMPVRPAERARRAPSGPTARLAAACRTPADARRARHHTAETWEYDQLTAEPETLYEADDLTHLEGLDAVRKRPGMYIGSTDSRGVGHLVNEILDNSTDEGVAGHATSIEVTLHADGSVQVDDDGRGIPTDVHAKSGISGVELVLTRLHAGGKFGGSGYKTSGGLHGVGASAVNALSRRFDVTVRRGGKIHTMSFRHGVPGTFDGDGPEAPFRAGLGLQVIGAVKRRQRTGTSIRYWYDPRYFEVGATLDAEAVRMKLRNTAFLVPGVSYLLRDHTGAEPVEERFHYPNGLTDMVDFLAPAGDRPVSGILVVSGEGTYRENAADANGVMQANVPRRAEVELAFRWGTGYERTVECFTNTIRNAHGGTHRKGFERALTRTLADAVRNARGLLKAKEDPPTLDDILEGMTAVVHVRIPEPQFTSQTKDELSTAGITKVLQRLVEQHLKVWLEERRTKAEARTVLQKIADAARVRLTQKQQKDAARRKTALEGASMPAKLVDCRSTGVARSEMFIVEGDSALGTARLARSSEYQALLPIRGKILNVQKANLQQVLDNAECAAIVQVLGAGSGRTFDLSAVRYGRVLIMADADVDGAHIRTLLITLFARYMRPLIEAGRLYAAMPPLHKITTRGRNPQTVYTYTQEEMEATVRRLEKAGKQIVTPIPRFKGLGEMNADELWETTMNPAGRAVRRITLEDAEAAEQVLELLMGEKVEPRRNWLIASADRVDREAIDA, from the coding sequence GTGTCGGCGACCCTCACGCTGATCACCAGGGACGACTGTCGCCTGGGTCACGGCCGGAATCGTCCGGTGGGCCGACCGGTTATGCCGGTGAGGCCGGCCGAGCGGGCCCGGCGGGCGCCGTCAGGGCCTACGGCTAGGCTCGCTGCGGCGTGCCGCACCCCGGCCGATGCCCGCCGTGCGCGGCACCACACCGCCGAGACCTGGGAGTACGACCAGTTGACCGCAGAGCCTGAGACCCTGTATGAGGCCGACGACCTCACGCACCTCGAAGGGCTGGACGCTGTCCGTAAGCGTCCGGGCATGTACATCGGCTCGACGGACAGCCGTGGTGTGGGTCACCTCGTCAACGAGATCCTCGACAACTCCACTGACGAGGGCGTCGCCGGTCACGCGACGTCCATCGAGGTGACGCTGCACGCCGACGGGTCGGTGCAGGTCGACGACGACGGCCGGGGTATTCCCACCGACGTGCACGCGAAGTCCGGGATATCGGGCGTCGAGCTGGTGCTCACCCGGCTGCACGCCGGCGGCAAGTTCGGCGGCTCCGGCTACAAGACCTCCGGAGGCCTGCACGGTGTCGGAGCCTCGGCGGTCAACGCCCTCTCGCGCCGATTCGACGTGACGGTCCGCCGTGGCGGCAAGATCCACACGATGTCGTTCCGACACGGCGTACCGGGAACATTCGACGGCGACGGGCCGGAGGCACCCTTCCGGGCCGGCCTGGGCCTCCAGGTCATCGGCGCGGTGAAGCGGCGGCAGCGCACCGGCACCTCGATCCGTTACTGGTACGACCCGCGCTACTTCGAGGTCGGCGCCACGCTGGACGCCGAGGCCGTACGGATGAAACTGCGCAACACCGCCTTCCTGGTCCCCGGGGTCAGCTACCTGCTGCGGGACCACACCGGCGCGGAGCCGGTCGAGGAGCGGTTCCACTATCCCAACGGCCTGACCGACATGGTGGACTTCCTCGCCCCGGCGGGCGACCGGCCGGTCTCCGGCATCCTGGTGGTCTCCGGCGAGGGCACGTACCGGGAGAACGCCGCCGACGCCAACGGCGTCATGCAGGCCAACGTGCCGCGCCGCGCCGAGGTGGAGCTGGCCTTCCGCTGGGGCACCGGCTACGAGCGGACCGTGGAGTGCTTCACCAACACCATCCGCAACGCACACGGCGGCACCCACCGCAAGGGCTTCGAACGGGCCCTGACACGAACCCTCGCCGACGCTGTCCGCAACGCCCGCGGCCTGCTCAAGGCCAAGGAGGATCCGCCCACGCTGGACGACATTCTCGAGGGCATGACCGCAGTCGTGCACGTGCGCATCCCGGAGCCGCAGTTCACCTCGCAGACCAAGGACGAGCTGTCCACCGCCGGCATCACCAAGGTCCTCCAGCGCCTGGTCGAGCAGCACCTCAAGGTCTGGCTGGAGGAGCGCAGGACCAAGGCCGAGGCGCGGACGGTCCTGCAGAAGATCGCCGACGCCGCGCGGGTCCGGCTCACCCAGAAGCAGCAGAAGGACGCCGCGCGGCGCAAGACCGCCCTGGAGGGCGCGTCCATGCCGGCGAAGCTGGTCGACTGCCGGTCGACCGGGGTGGCGCGCAGCGAGATGTTCATCGTCGAGGGTGACAGCGCCCTCGGCACGGCGCGACTGGCCCGCTCGTCCGAGTACCAGGCGCTGCTGCCGATCCGGGGCAAGATCCTGAACGTGCAGAAGGCGAACCTTCAGCAGGTGCTGGACAACGCCGAGTGCGCGGCGATCGTGCAGGTGCTGGGGGCCGGCTCCGGGCGTACCTTCGACCTGTCCGCCGTGCGCTACGGCCGAGTCCTGATCATGGCTGACGCCGACGTGGACGGCGCGCACATTCGGACACTGCTGATCACACTCTTCGCCCGGTACATGCGACCGCTGATCGAGGCCGGTCGGCTGTACGCGGCGATGCCTCCCCTACACAAGATCACCACGAGGGGGCGCAACCCGCAGACCGTCTACACGTACACCCAGGAGGAGATGGAGGCGACGGTCCGGCGACTGGAGAAGGCCGGTAAGCAGATCGTCACTCCGATCCCACGGTTCAAGGGCCTGGGCGAGATGAACGCCGACGAGTTGTGGGAGACCACGATGAACCCGGCCGGCCGGGCCGTCCGCCGGATCACCCTGGAGGACGCGGAGGCGGCCGAGCAGGTCCTGGAGCTGCTGATGGGGGAGAAGGTCGAGCCCCGCCGGAACTGGCTGATCGCCTCCGCCGACCGGGTCGACCGCGAGGCGATCGACGCATGA